From a region of the Synechococcus sp. UW69 genome:
- a CDS encoding response regulator transcription factor, with product MELRLESRALSEAIEATAQFFQNQRVVVCCGDRLTLTCLCLAEPIRRAVVGAATTEEEGFELVLRTRPSLLICSADLETGYGMNLLRRVKAELPTCQLLIVLVRETQAVVQEAMEAYADAVIFKSSLGTGKGDFVQALHTLAEGGVYFPEEIRSLGAAQAPNPNLPALIEDLTERELEVVAGVARGLTNQGVGSSLGISVETVKTHVMNAKDKLGAADRTQLAVMALLYGLIDPLG from the coding sequence ATGGAGCTGCGGCTTGAGTCGCGCGCGTTAAGCGAAGCCATCGAAGCGACGGCGCAGTTCTTTCAGAACCAGCGGGTGGTGGTCTGCTGCGGTGACCGTCTCACCCTCACCTGTCTCTGCCTGGCGGAGCCGATTCGCCGTGCCGTGGTGGGCGCCGCCACCACCGAGGAGGAGGGCTTCGAGTTGGTGCTGCGCACCCGGCCGAGCCTGCTGATCTGCAGTGCGGATCTCGAAACCGGCTACGGCATGAATCTGCTGCGGCGGGTGAAGGCGGAGCTGCCCACCTGTCAGCTCCTGATCGTGCTGGTGCGCGAAACCCAGGCCGTGGTGCAGGAGGCGATGGAGGCCTATGCCGACGCCGTGATCTTCAAATCAAGCCTTGGCACAGGAAAGGGTGATTTCGTTCAAGCACTCCACACCCTCGCTGAAGGAGGCGTGTACTTCCCTGAGGAGATTCGTAGCCTTGGCGCGGCCCAGGCGCCGAACCCGAATCTGCCCGCGTTGATTGAAGACCTCACCGAGCGGGAGCTGGAGGTGGTGGCGGGGGTGGCCCGAGGTCTCACCAACCAGGGGGTTGGCAGCAGCCTCGGCATCTCGGTGGAAACGGTGAAGACCCATGTGATGAATGCCAAAGACAAACTTGGTGCTGCTGATCGCACCCAGCTGGCGGTGATGGCACTGCTTTATGGCTTGATCGATCCCCTCGGCTGA